The following nucleotide sequence is from Sphingomonas telluris.
ATGATATCACCGCGCGGTCGGGGTGAGCGAGCCGTTGCCCTTGGGCGTCTTGATCGACGCGCAGGTGCCCTTGGCGACATATTTCCAGGAATTGCCCTGGTAGTTCTTCTTGGACGTGCCCGCGCAGGTCGTTCCCGCACCGGCGGCGCAGTCGTTCTTCCCAGCGAGCGAGATGCCGTAGCACTTGTCCTTGGTCGGCTGCGGCTTGACCGGCGAGGCCAGGCCGGCCGTCGAGACGAGCGCGGTGACGGCGCTGGCGACGGCGATGTGCGTGATTTTCATTTGAGATCTCTCCTTGCGATGCGACCCAAGGGGGTCCCGGCGCTTTTCGGAGAAATCGGCTCGGACGTCTCAGACCGAGTCCGCATGGGTTCGATGCGCAGTTGGTATGGCCGCTCTCGTTGCGGACGTGTAAGTAAATGGCGCCTCGAAGCTCGGGGAGCGCACCCATGGAAATGCAGCAGGTTCGCTATTTCGTTGCCCTGGCCGGCACGCTCAACTTCACGCGTGCCGCCGAGCAGTGCAACGTGAGCCAGCCCGCGCTGACGAGAGCGATCCAGCAGCTTGAGCATGAGCTCGGCGGCCCGCTGTTCCACCGCGAGCGCGCGAATACGCATCTGTCCGAGCTCGGGCGGATGATGCTACCTTACCTGCAATCCGTCGAGGAGAGCTGCCGTGCGGCTCGCGACCAGGCGAAGGCCGTCAAAAAGCTGGAGCAGGCGACACTGACGATCGGCACGATGTGCACGATCGGACCGCAGCTAGTTTCCGACCTTCTCGTCCGCTTCCAGGTCGAGCATCCCGGCGTGGAGGTGCGGATCATCGATACCGGCGCCCCTGAAATGATCGAGATGCTGGAGAAGGGTGACCTCGAAGTCGCCATCGTGGGAGTGCCCGACGAGCTTCCCGGGACGCTCCACCAGCTTCCCATCTTCGAAGAGCGCTTCGTGATCGTCCTTCCGCCCAACCACCGGCTGGTGGCCCACGACGAGATCCGAGCTGCAGAGCTCGACAAGGAGCCTTACGTCAGCCGCTCAAACTGCGAAGTATTCGAGCCGGTCCGGAAGGAGCTGGTCGACCGCAACATCTACCTGCGGCAGGTATTCAGCTCACCGCGCGACGATTGGGTGCAGGGGATGATAAAGGCTGGCCTCGGCCTGGGTTTCTTCCCCGAGTTCAGCGTCACGGATCCTGATCTCGTGGTGAGGCCGCTGATCGAGCCGAGCTTCACTCGGACGATCTATCTGACGACCGTCCGCGGACGCCCGCATTCTCCATCGGTCGGCGCGTTCGTGCAGGAGGCGCGGCGCTACCCCTGGCCGGCCTCACGAATGGCGAGCGCAGGCGACACAATCTCCCTCCGTCAGCAGATCATGGCAGTCGGCTAGAGCGTTGAGCGACGCCGGAAGGCCGCTGTAGATCGCGATCTGCATCAGGATCTCGACGACTTCGGACTTGCTGATCCCTAGCCGCTGGGCGGCCTCGACATGCGTGCGAAGCTGAGGGCTCGCGTGCCCGAGGCTGGCGAGGGAGGCGATGGCGACGATCTCCCGATCCCGAAACGAAAGCACCTCGCGGGAATAGAGGTCGCCGAACGCGAACTCGACGACCATCCGCGCGAAGTCGGGCGCCACCTCCGCGATGCGGCTGGTCTTGAGGAACTTCTCCAGCGACCCCGACGACAGGTGCTGAACCACGTCTACGCCACGACGATAACGCTCACTCATCACACACCTTCCGCTCGCACGAGTTTGGCTCCGAGGAATGCTGCCAGCGCGAGCGCGGCGAACACGCCTGCGATCGCGGCGGTCCAACCCAGCCGGTCGAAAAGCTGGCCGATGACGGCGGCTCCGGCGAGGCCGCCGCAGTAATAGGAAGAGAGGTAGAGGCCGCTAGCGGCTGCCTTGTCTCCCTTGGCGATGCGGCCGACATGGCCGGTGGCGACCGCCTGCGCAAAGAAGGTGCCGATGCCGACGAGGGTCAGGCCACCAATCACCGCATGAAGGCTCGGCAGGAGCAGAAGCAGCAGCCCCACCAGCGCGATGGCGAGGCTACCCGCAGCGGCCGGCCCGGGCCCTGTGCTCCTGACGACGGAGCCGGCCATTGGCGTCGTGACCATCGAAGGCAAGAAGACGAGAAAGACGAGGCCCAGCGCCGTCATCGACAGCGCGTGCGGCGGCCGCATCAGCACGAAGCCGACGTAGGTGAAGACGCCGATGAAGCCGAACAGGATCAGGAATCCGACGGCGAACGTCTGGCGAAGTGCGGGGTCGCTGAGATGCTCCGTCCAAGCGTTCCAGAAGCGGCCCATGCGCTGCATCGGCTCAGGAGCGTTCCGGTCCAGGGTAGCGCTAACCAGCGCCGCGCCTGCAAGGTTCAAAAGCGCAAAGAAAAGGAAGCTGTGCTCGGCCCCGACCAGGCTCGCAACGAAAGCGGCGGTCAGGCGACCGATGAGATTGCTGGCAACGACGCCAGTGACATAGGCCGCAAGCGCATGCGCGGTCCGGACCTCGCAGCGCTCCGCCAGATGCGTCAGCGTCAGCGTGAACGCCGCGGCCATGAACAGGCCCTGGATGACACGCAGCACCGCGAAGACGGTCAGGTTCGGCGCGAAGGCGAGCAATGCCGTCGGCACCGACAGGAAGAGGAGGCTGAGCGCGATGGCGCGCTTGCGCTCGATGTTGGCGCTAAAGACCCCAACGAACAGGCCGGAAATCGCCATTCCGAGCGTGCTCGCATTGGCTGCAAGCCCGATCTCCGCGGGCTTCACGCCGTAGGAAGCGGCTAGGCTCGGCAGGATCGCCTGCGTCGCGAAGAGGTCGACCAGAGTGAGGAACCCGATCACTGCGATCAGCAGCGACCGGTAAGCCGAAAGTCCGGCGGGCTCGTGGACCATCGCAGGGCGGGCAATGTCGGTCATGGTGCGTCCTGAAGAGGGGCGTCCCGCCCGGGGGGCTACAGGCGGGACGCCGATGTGCCGGCTTGGGGAGATAAGGCCGGCGGGGGTTCGCTAGCCGTGGAACACGTCCGACGAGAGAAGGACCGCCGGCACCTTGCCGTGGTTCTCCCAATAGTGACTGAGGCCGTCGGCCTCGCGGCTGATGTCGCCGGCCTTGTGCTCAATCGGAGCGCCGCAGGCGCTGCTATGCTCGGTGATCGAGCCGCTGATGACGTAGATCAGCGCCGGACGGTCCTTGTGGCTGTGCAGCGGCACGATTCCGCCAGGCTGGACGACTAGGCGGCGCGTGCGCAGCTGGCGGCCGTCCACGTTGATTTCCGGGCCGAGACTGATGGCGCTGAGAACGTCGTCGGTGACGCCCTTCGGCATCGTGGGCGCCTTGGCGAGGTCGCTGGTGCCGGGCGTGGTGCACTGGCCCGCAGCCGCAGGGGTCGCAAAGCTGCTGGCGGCTGCAACGGCAATGGCGGCCGTCGCGATCATGGTCTTGAGGTTGAACATTGCCGTCTCCTTGAGTTCGTTGAATCGGACGGTCGCGAAAGCCGGACTGAAGGATGGGAGAGATTGCCTTCGGTCCCGTGCGCCATCGGCTGAGTGCCGGCTTTCACGACGCTTCATCAAATTACGAACCGGGGAGCCCACGCGGAAATCGCAAGGCCGCATGGACTCCATGCATGAAGCGCATTTCCCTCAGTGAAGCGCCTGCGCGACCCTAAGGACTCAACCAAATTGGAGCTTCGACATGGACATGCAGGTCCAGGAAATGACCGACACCGCCCACCCGCTTTCCGGCAAGGTCGCGGTCGTCACGGGATCGACCAGCGGCATCGGCCTAGGAATTGCACGGGCGTTCGCGGAGGCGGGTGCCAACGTTGTCATCAACGGCCTCGCCGAGCAGCGCGAGATCGACTTCGTTTGCGAGGAGCTGGACGGGATCTGCCCCGTGAACCGCATCGTCTACAACGGTGCGAACCTGATGAAGGCCGAAGAGGCGACCGGTCTGGTCGAGGAGACGATCGTCGAGTTCGGCGGGATCGACATCCTCGTGAACAATGCCGGGATCCAGTACGTCAGCCCGATCGAGACCTTCCCGCCCGAGAAATATGAGGCGATCATCGCGCTCGACCTTTCGGCGACCTGGTACACGTCGCGCGCCGCCTTCGCGTCGATGAAGCAGAAGGGTTACGGCCGGATCATCAACGTGGCTTCCGCCCACGGCCTCGTCGCCTCACCCTTCAAGAGCGCTTACGTCGCCGCGAAGCACGGCGTCGTCGGCCTCACCAAGACGCTGGCGCTCGAGGGTGCGGAGCACGGCATTACCGTCAACGCGATCTGTCCGGGCTACGTCTGGACGCCGCTCGTCGAGAACCAGATCGACGACACCGCTAAGGCCCGCGGCATCACGCGCGAGGAGGTCATCCGCGACGTCTTGCTCGCGGCCCAGCCGAACAAGCGCTTCGCGGACGTCGAAGAACTCGGCGCGCTCGCGGTGTTCCTGTGCGGGCCGGGTGGGCGCTCGATCACTGGAACTGCGGTGCCGGTCGACGGCGGCTGGACGGCGCACTGATGTCCGCGCTCGCGAAAGAGGTGGCCGCGCTCGGCCAGACCGTGATGGTCCTCCAGGGCGGCGGCGCGCTCGGCGCCTACCAGGTCGGAGTCTACGAGGCGCTCGACGAGGCCGGCATCGCTCCACAATGGGTGATCGGAACTTCGATCGGCGCGATCAACGCAGCGCTCATTGCCGGCAGCAAGCCTGGCGAGCGGGTCGACAAGCTCTGCGAGTTCTGGTCGCGGGTACAGAACGACCAGCTCATCCCGCAGGGCCTGCCGAGCTGGATGGCGACGGCGGCCCGGAACTGGCGGGCGATCACCGCCGGCGTTCCGTCCTTCTTCACGCCGAACCCCATGGCGTTCCTCAGCCCGCACAACCGGCTCGGTGCGGAAAAGGCTGGCTATTACTCGGTCGATCCCCTCCGCCGGACGCTGGAGGAGCTGATCGATTTCGACCAGCTCAACACGGGCGGCACGCGCATCACCGTCGGCGCATCGAGCGTGCGGACGGCCGAGATGCGCTACTTCGATTCTCGCGACGTGCCGCTGCAGCTCGAACACGTGCTAGCGTCCGGCGCGCTGCCGCCGGGCTTCCCCCCAGTCCGCATCGACGGCGAGCTCTACTGGGACGGCGGCATCCTTTCGAACACGCCGGTCGAGGTCGTGTTCGACGATAATCTCCGTAAGGACAGCCTGGTCTTCGCGGTGCACATCTGGAACCCGCACGGACCGGAGCCGGAGACGATCTGGGAGGTGATGAACCGCCAGAAGGACGTGCAATATTCGTCACGCGCCGCCGCGCACATCAAGCGGCAGCGCCAGCTGCACAAGATGCGGCACATCATCGCCGAGCTGAGCAAGCTGGTCCCAGCGGAAAAGCGCAGCGACAACCGGCTCGCGGAGATGGCGTCCTACGGATGCCTGACGAGGATGCATGTCGTTCGCTTGCTCGCGCCTGCCCTCGATCACGAGGATCACAGCAAAGACATCGACTTCAGCGCGAGCGGCATCCGCCGACGCCGCGAGGCCGGATATCAAGACACGATGGAGACCCTGGAGAAGGCTCCGTGGCGTGCGCCGGTGGACGACATCGAAGGCTTCATTCTCCACGAAGCACGCGGCGGGCGGATGATCCAAACCGCTGCCGCCCGCTGAGGACGCTGAGATGCTGATGCTTTCCAACTCCAGACGATCCATCGCCGTCTTGCTGGGCTCCATGCGCCGCGATCGAATGGGTGATAGAGCGGCGCGACTGGTCATCGACGAGCTCGAACGCCGAGGGCATGACGTGCACCTGGTGGATCCGCTGGAACTGCAGCTTCCGCTGCTCGACCAAATGTACAAGGAGCATCCGGCCGGCGAAGCGCCCGAGAACCTCGAACGGCTCGCGGATTTGTATCGCAGCGCCGACGGGTTCCTAGTCGTCAGCGGCGAATATAACCACGGCATCCCTCCGGCCCTGAAGAACCTGCTCGACCATTTCCTGGAGGAGTATTTTTGGCGGCCGTCGGGGATCATTTGTTACTCGGCGGGCGGCTTTGGTGGGGTTCGCGCAGCCATGCAGTTGCGCATGACGCTGGCCGAGCTTGGAATGCCGAGCGTTCCAAGCCTTCTGCCTATCCCTCGTATCGCAGAAGCGATTAGCGCGGAGGGCGTGGCGAGCGACATTACCGTTCGATCGATGAACCGCTTCCTCGATGAGTTTCTTTGGTACGCGGACGCCCTCGCCGAAGCGCGTATCGGCGGTACGCCGTACTGAAGCATACGCGACGCGCATCAAACTCATGCTCAATTGCGATTTCTCTCCAGAGCTCTGAACGGCGAAAATCCGAAGCACAGGCAAGGAGAGATTCAATGTTCAGAAGCACCAAGCTCCACAAGAAATTCCTCGCGGTCCTGTTGCTTGCCGGCCCCGCAACGGTCGTAACGCCGCTCGTCACCACGGTGGCGAAGGCAGCGACCCCGGTGGCCAGCGCGCCCGCGCAAGGCGTGATCAAGCAGAAGAGCGACTTCGCGTTCGACGACACGGTCGACCGCATCAAGGCGGACATCGCCAAGAAGGGCATCCGCTTCTTCGACGAGATCGACCACACCGCCCTCGGCGCCTCTGCCGACCTCCCGATCAACCGCTCCAAGCTACTGCTGTTCGGCAATCCACCTCTGGGTGTGCAGTTCCTGCAAGCGAACCCCGTCGCGGGGCTCGACTGGCCCGTGCGCATGCTCGTCACACAGGACGATGACGGCGCCGTGTGGGTCAGCTGGAGCGACTTCCGCTTCGTCGCCAACCGCTACCAGCTCGCCCATCGAGACAAGCAGATCGCCATGGCGAGCGAAGTCGCGGCCTCCATCGCATCTTCGACGAGGAAGTGAGCATGCAAAATTCCCCATCACCCGACGAACGGACCTTCGGACCCCTTCCGCGCAAGGACATTCTGGCCGTCTGTTCCTTCCTCAACCGGCGCCCGGCAGCGCGGGCGACGAGCACGATCGACGGTCCCGAGTTCTTCCTCGAACGACTGGCTGCAGCCGCCCGGATGCAGTGATCAACGCGTCCGCCCTCATGGAGATAAAAAGGGGCCTTCCGCCACTCAGCGGGAGGCTCCTTTGGGCGTATCGCATCGCTTGGATGCTGTCCGCTGCCTTCACGCTCGCAGCGCTGGCTTACGCACTGCCCGGCGGCGCCATGGATCCGCTCGTTCTCGGCATCCGCCTCGTGAAATCGGCCATTCTGATCGCGGTCGCGAGCGTGCTCATCTGGCGCCGGCAACGCGACCCCGTCGCCGGCATCCTGGCCCTGGCATTCCTATGTTGGACCGTCACGAGCAGCGTCGACTTCACGTCCGGCCAGGTCCTGCCGATGCTCCTCGACCGGCTGCGCTTCCTGCTTTTCGCATTGGCGCTGGTGCTCTTTCCCGATGGCAAGTGGAACCCTCGCTGGACCCGCGCAGTCGCGGTCGCGAGTGTTGCGGTATTCGTCATCGGCGCGCTTGAAGGCGTAGGATTGGCGCCAACGAAGCTCTTCCTGCCGCTCGCGATCGCTTGCGTGGTCGCCGCCATCGCCTCGTTGATCCAGCGCTTCCGAACGACCTCGAGCGAGACGCTGCAGCTGCAATTGAAGTGGGTCGCACTCGGTCTCGTTTGCGGAGTGGGCTTGATCCTCTCGGCAAGGGCTGGAGCCGCGCTGTCCGGGCCACGGCTCGGCTTCGAAGCCATGTTTCAACTCGGCATCGTCATTGTGGCGCTCGGCTTCCTGGTGCCCCTGCTCCGCTACCGCCTATACGACGCAGAAACGGTAATCAGCCGCTCGGCCGGCTACGCCATGCTGACGGCAACCCTCGTCGCAGTCTTCGCGGGCAGCGAAGCGCTGATCGAGAACTTGGGTCAGCAATATCTGGGATCCGGCATTGGCCAAGTATCCGGCGCGATGGCCGCAGCATTGGCGGCAGTGATGCTCGCGCCGCTCAACGAGCGGATCAGCAGGTGGGCCGAGCACCGTTTCCAGCGCGACCTGGTCCGGCTGAAACGAGAGCTCCCTGAGCTACTGGCCGAGACACCATTCGACTGGTCCCCTCGCCAGATCGGAGAAGCAGTGCTCCCGCGCATTTGCGACGCGGTCCACGCTACGTCAGCCGGCATCATCATCAGAGACCAGTTGATCGCGTCCAACGGGGTGCAACCGACGGACACCGGACGAGAAGCCTTCGAATCCGCGTTGGAACTGCCACTTCGATGTCCATTCGGAGGGGAACAGGGTTCACTTCTGGTAGGGCCACGTCCCGACAGAACCTCGTACGGCAAGGAAGAAGTGAGAGCGCTGCAGGGCATCCTTCCGCCGCTACGAAGAGCGCTCAATCACGCATCGCAGCGCGATGAGACTCGCCGAAGGGAAGCGGCGAGGAAGCGCTCTATAGCGACACGCATTGCCCAGATGTCGAAGCAAATCGCTGCCTTGGAAATGATCGGCTAATGGCAGGAATGGGTGGAATGCTGCCGTAGCACTCACCTACTGCCGTGTGGCAGTGCCTCCTCCGCCGACGTTCCACCACCAGCCCTGCGAAAGGCAGCCGCTGCCGTCGGGCCTTGTGGTCACTTCCTTGAAACGGGTGGTGGATGAAGTGCCTGCCCCCTGCGTCGCGCTCAGGCGCGCAGCCGCGCAATCGGGACCCCAGAAACCGCGGTAGACGGCGTTCGGCGCGTTCGCCGGTTTGGCGAGTTCCTTCTGATATTCGAGCTGCTGACTGCGGACCGTCTCGGCATGCTGATCGAGCTGGCGCTGGTAATCCGCGGCAGCGTGCTCGGCCTGCAGCTTCTGTTCCTGCTTCTTGCGCGCGACCTCGTCCTGCGCCTGCTTGTAGTCATCGACCTGCTTCTGCTGCTCGGCGAGCTTCTCGTTGTAGTCGGCCATGTCGGCCGCGTACTTCGCGTCGGCTTCTGCATTGGTCATCTTGTGCCGCGTAGGGCCGCTGATGGTGACGGAGTTATCCGGGATGTGCTGGCTCGGCCTGTCTTCCTCTTCCGCCAACTCGGCTGAGAGAGCGCCGCCGACAGGGTTTCCGGACCAGTCGGTGACGGCGAGGACGCCCGCTTTGCCATCCGGGCGCCAGTCGGAGACCAACGAACCTTCGAATTTTATATAGTTCCTTGAGCGCAGCTTCGCGGACACGGCGAGCGCGTGATCCTTCATCGTCGTCACCCAGCAGCCGCTATGGCGCATGCCATGGTCTTCGGTGAACTTCGAGAACTGCCCGACAATGTTCGTGAAGGTGTAGCTAGACACCCCGCGAACGTCGTCCGGCGCAGTGGCGAACTGCGCTTCCCACTCCTTGATCCCGTCATATTTCCAGGTTGGATAGGAATCGCCGATCGCGTCCCCTTCCAGCGTGAAAAGCTGCGTGTAGTGTGAAGTGCCTTCGATCTCCTCGGCCGAGCAGGCCAGGTAGATGGTGTTCGCCGCATTGGCCGTGGTGGCGAGCGGAAGCGCGACGAGCGCCGCGGCAAATTTGAGACGCATTACTAACCCCCCGAGACTAATAGACGTTAGCCTATCGAGGCTCGGCGAGGGCGCAAGAGCGATTGTCTCCGGTAGTCTAACGGCAGGAATGGGTCGAAAGCCGCCGGACCGCCCAAGGCCTATCAATCCGCCACACCCCCTTCTCTGTCGGCAAGCAAAGCTCGTTGCTCGGCATCGTGTCGCGGACGGATGAAAAGGCGGCGCACCGCGGGCCACCTCTCACCGGCTTCGCGTTCGATCTGATCGACAATCGCCTCGACCCTGCCTGCTGTGATCGTATCGTCGAAGTCGACGCTCATCATCGCGGTGATTTGATCGGGCGCCGAATGGAGCGTTAGAATCTCGCCGACCCCTGTCACCTCTCGATGAGCCAGGGTCAGTTTCCTTAAGGCCGATACCAGCTCAGGGTCGGCTGACTCGCCAATAAGAAGGGCCTTTGACTCCACGGCCAGGAGCAACGCGGTCAGGCCGAGGATGACGCCGATGATGACGGACGCCGCCCCGTCGAAGAACGGGTCTCCGCTCAGCTGCGACAACGCCAGGCCGATCGCGGCGACCAGCAGTCCCGCCATGGCGGCTCCGTTCTCGAGCAACACTATGAACGCCGGCGGATCCTTTGACCGGCGGACCGCTTCCCACCACCCCAGGGCACCCTTTGCCTGCTTAAATTCACGAAAGGCAGCCCAGGTCGATCCGCCTTCAAGCAGGAAGGCAACGATTAGCACAGTGTAGGCAATAATCGGCGTTACTGCTTCTTCGGGATGAGCGATGTGCACGATGCCTTCGTAGACGGACACACCGGCACCCAATGCGAAGACCAGGACCGCAACCACAAAGCTCCAGAAATAAATCTCCCGGCCGTGCCCTAAAGGGTGCCATTCGTCGGCTGGCTTGCGGGACTGCCGCCGCCCCCAAATCAGCAGAAGCTGGTTGGTCGAGTCGACGACGCTGTGCACACCTTCCGTGAGCATCGCCGAAGATCCGGTGATTCCCGCCGCAATGAATTTGGCCGCCGCGATACCGAGGTTGGCTCCCAAGGCGATCAGCAAGGTCCGATTGTTGTGCGCGCTCATCGGGAAGCACGGACCTGTGGCGATGTGAGCA
It contains:
- a CDS encoding patatin-like phospholipase family protein, with the translated sequence MSALAKEVAALGQTVMVLQGGGALGAYQVGVYEALDEAGIAPQWVIGTSIGAINAALIAGSKPGERVDKLCEFWSRVQNDQLIPQGLPSWMATAARNWRAITAGVPSFFTPNPMAFLSPHNRLGAEKAGYYSVDPLRRTLEELIDFDQLNTGGTRITVGASSVRTAEMRYFDSRDVPLQLEHVLASGALPPGFPPVRIDGELYWDGGILSNTPVEVVFDDNLRKDSLVFAVHIWNPHGPEPETIWEVMNRQKDVQYSSRAAAHIKRQRQLHKMRHIIAELSKLVPAEKRSDNRLAEMASYGCLTRMHVVRLLAPALDHEDHSKDIDFSASGIRRRREAGYQDTMETLEKAPWRAPVDDIEGFILHEARGGRMIQTAAAR
- a CDS encoding DUF302 domain-containing protein, translated to MFRSTKLHKKFLAVLLLAGPATVVTPLVTTVAKAATPVASAPAQGVIKQKSDFAFDDTVDRIKADIAKKGIRFFDEIDHTALGASADLPINRSKLLLFGNPPLGVQFLQANPVAGLDWPVRMLVTQDDDGAVWVSWSDFRFVANRYQLAHRDKQIAMASEVAASIASSTRK
- a CDS encoding NADPH-dependent FMN reductase, which produces MLMLSNSRRSIAVLLGSMRRDRMGDRAARLVIDELERRGHDVHLVDPLELQLPLLDQMYKEHPAGEAPENLERLADLYRSADGFLVVSGEYNHGIPPALKNLLDHFLEEYFWRPSGIICYSAGGFGGVRAAMQLRMTLAELGMPSVPSLLPIPRIAEAISAEGVASDITVRSMNRFLDEFLWYADALAEARIGGTPY
- a CDS encoding LysR family transcriptional regulator; translated protein: MEMQQVRYFVALAGTLNFTRAAEQCNVSQPALTRAIQQLEHELGGPLFHRERANTHLSELGRMMLPYLQSVEESCRAARDQAKAVKKLEQATLTIGTMCTIGPQLVSDLLVRFQVEHPGVEVRIIDTGAPEMIEMLEKGDLEVAIVGVPDELPGTLHQLPIFEERFVIVLPPNHRLVAHDEIRAAELDKEPYVSRSNCEVFEPVRKELVDRNIYLRQVFSSPRDDWVQGMIKAGLGLGFFPEFSVTDPDLVVRPLIEPSFTRTIYLTTVRGRPHSPSVGAFVQEARRYPWPASRMASAGDTISLRQQIMAVG
- a CDS encoding cupin domain-containing protein codes for the protein MFNLKTMIATAAIAVAAASSFATPAAAGQCTTPGTSDLAKAPTMPKGVTDDVLSAISLGPEINVDGRQLRTRRLVVQPGGIVPLHSHKDRPALIYVISGSITEHSSACGAPIEHKAGDISREADGLSHYWENHGKVPAVLLSSDVFHG
- a CDS encoding cation diffusion facilitator family transporter: MSAHNNRTLLIALGANLGIAAAKFIAAGITGSSAMLTEGVHSVVDSTNQLLLIWGRRQSRKPADEWHPLGHGREIYFWSFVVAVLVFALGAGVSVYEGIVHIAHPEEAVTPIIAYTVLIVAFLLEGGSTWAAFREFKQAKGALGWWEAVRRSKDPPAFIVLLENGAAMAGLLVAAIGLALSQLSGDPFFDGAASVIIGVILGLTALLLAVESKALLIGESADPELVSALRKLTLAHREVTGVGEILTLHSAPDQITAMMSVDFDDTITAGRVEAIVDQIEREAGERWPAVRRLFIRPRHDAEQRALLADREGGVAD
- a CDS encoding BufA1 family periplasmic bufferin-type metallophore, which encodes MKITHIAVASAVTALVSTAGLASPVKPQPTKDKCYGISLAGKNDCAAGAGTTCAGTSKKNYQGNSWKYVAKGTCASIKTPKGNGSLTPTAR
- a CDS encoding 3-hydroxybutyrate dehydrogenase; its protein translation is MDMQVQEMTDTAHPLSGKVAVVTGSTSGIGLGIARAFAEAGANVVINGLAEQREIDFVCEELDGICPVNRIVYNGANLMKAEEATGLVEETIVEFGGIDILVNNAGIQYVSPIETFPPEKYEAIIALDLSATWYTSRAAFASMKQKGYGRIINVASAHGLVASPFKSAYVAAKHGVVGLTKTLALEGAEHGITVNAICPGYVWTPLVENQIDDTAKARGITREEVIRDVLLAAQPNKRFADVEELGALAVFLCGPGGRSITGTAVPVDGGWTAH
- a CDS encoding MFS transporter; amino-acid sequence: MTDIARPAMVHEPAGLSAYRSLLIAVIGFLTLVDLFATQAILPSLAASYGVKPAEIGLAANASTLGMAISGLFVGVFSANIERKRAIALSLLFLSVPTALLAFAPNLTVFAVLRVIQGLFMAAAFTLTLTHLAERCEVRTAHALAAYVTGVVASNLIGRLTAAFVASLVGAEHSFLFFALLNLAGAALVSATLDRNAPEPMQRMGRFWNAWTEHLSDPALRQTFAVGFLILFGFIGVFTYVGFVLMRPPHALSMTALGLVFLVFLPSMVTTPMAGSVVRSTGPGPAAAGSLAIALVGLLLLLLPSLHAVIGGLTLVGIGTFFAQAVATGHVGRIAKGDKAAASGLYLSSYYCGGLAGAAVIGQLFDRLGWTAAIAGVFAALALAAFLGAKLVRAEGV
- a CDS encoding carboxymuconolactone decarboxylase family protein, producing MSERYRRGVDVVQHLSSGSLEKFLKTSRIAEVAPDFARMVVEFAFGDLYSREVLSFRDREIVAIASLASLGHASPQLRTHVEAAQRLGISKSEVVEILMQIAIYSGLPASLNALADCHDLLTEGDCVACARHS